In methanogenic archaeon ISO4-H5, the following are encoded in one genomic region:
- a CDS encoding MATE efflux family protein has protein sequence MSSVSGVKMLMSDPRIAIPAMAAPLAVAILIQNVNSMADILWVSWLGGSAVGGLGLAYPVYASICGVGNGLAIGVSAAIARHVGVKERENASKAAGQSLFLSIVFSVLIFALCLPTMGPLMDCFGDPSASDAAIAYIMPMILLGFFIIGGSVMSGILRGEGAARASMVIQVAGAATNIILDPIFIYGLHMGVAGAGWATVIAGLVSLVLGLMCYRRGSGMYVTLRVRDMAPNMRFTKEILVVGLPQAAEYVVMSVINIPMNFIIVGVAGADTVGVYTSAWRVAYVALVPAQAYSGAVVSVCSAEYSSRHPEMIKAAYRFGVRRSVIHTAYLSIVLALLAYPLAMVFTAADDLQYLRNNMVLLFIVMACMLPAMSQVFVGSGFLQSLKHSQIALYSSLARNIVMVSGYFAMAVIFACSEAIWVIMGLIEIWGGILMGWLAWKFILRFERSCSSGEYGGSPFE, from the coding sequence ATGAGTTCCGTTTCCGGAGTGAAGATGCTCATGAGCGATCCCAGGATCGCCATACCTGCCATGGCGGCACCGTTAGCCGTGGCCATCCTCATCCAGAACGTGAACAGCATGGCGGATATTCTGTGGGTGTCCTGGCTCGGTGGCAGCGCGGTGGGAGGTCTGGGTCTTGCCTACCCTGTGTATGCGAGCATCTGCGGCGTGGGTAACGGACTGGCCATCGGTGTGTCCGCGGCCATCGCCAGGCATGTCGGCGTGAAGGAGCGGGAGAATGCTTCGAAGGCGGCGGGACAGTCGTTGTTCCTGAGCATCGTATTCTCGGTGCTGATCTTCGCTCTATGTCTGCCTACCATGGGTCCGTTGATGGATTGTTTCGGAGACCCATCAGCATCGGATGCGGCCATCGCCTACATCATGCCCATGATCCTACTCGGATTCTTCATCATCGGGGGGTCTGTGATGTCGGGCATCCTCAGGGGAGAGGGAGCGGCCCGTGCCTCCATGGTCATCCAGGTAGCGGGTGCCGCTACCAACATCATACTCGATCCGATTTTCATCTACGGTCTGCACATGGGCGTGGCCGGAGCAGGTTGGGCAACGGTTATCGCGGGATTGGTATCTCTGGTGCTGGGCCTTATGTGCTACAGGAGAGGAAGCGGAATGTACGTCACGCTCCGTGTGAGGGACATGGCGCCCAACATGAGGTTCACTAAGGAGATCTTGGTCGTAGGTCTTCCCCAGGCCGCAGAGTATGTGGTGATGTCGGTCATCAACATCCCCATGAACTTCATCATCGTCGGTGTAGCCGGAGCTGACACCGTCGGTGTGTACACCTCCGCATGGAGGGTCGCATATGTGGCATTGGTTCCGGCGCAGGCCTACAGCGGAGCGGTGGTTTCCGTCTGTTCGGCGGAATACTCCTCCCGCCACCCGGAGATGATCAAAGCAGCATACCGTTTCGGTGTTAGGAGGTCGGTCATCCATACAGCTTATCTCTCGATCGTGCTGGCCCTGCTTGCATACCCTCTAGCGATGGTCTTCACGGCTGCCGACGACCTGCAGTATCTGAGGAACAACATGGTGCTGCTGTTCATCGTCATGGCCTGCATGCTTCCGGCAATGTCCCAGGTGTTCGTGGGCTCGGGATTCCTGCAGTCTCTGAAGCACTCTCAGATAGCTTTGTACTCCTCACTCGCAAGGAACATCGTAATGGTATCCGGATACTTCGCCATGGCAGTGATTTTCGCATGTTCGGAAGCTATCTGGGTCATTATGGGGCTGATCGAGATCTGGGGCGGTATCCTGATGGGCTGGCTGGCATGGAAGTTCATCCTGCGGTTCGAGAGATCCTGTTCTTCCGGAGAATACGGCGGCAGTCCGTTCGAATGA